A window of the Janthinobacterium agaricidamnosum NBRC 102515 = DSM 9628 genome harbors these coding sequences:
- a CDS encoding alpha/beta hydrolase family protein has product MQASRQDFPGAHGHTLAARLDAPDGPVKAYAIFAHCFTCGKDVLAARRIAQGLTEHGIAVLRFDFTGLGASEGEFASTNFSSNVADLVAAADFLRTRHRAPQMLIGHSLGGAAVLAAAASVPEATAVVTLAAPSNPVYVTGMFRDQLAQIAAEGEALVQLEGRPFRIRQQFVDDVSSNSLKQSIANLRRALLVMHAPNDTTVDIANANEILSMAKHPKSFISLDDADHLLTGRADAAYVANLIAAWSARYLISDLA; this is encoded by the coding sequence ATGCAAGCATCACGGCAAGATTTTCCCGGCGCTCACGGGCATACACTGGCGGCGCGTCTCGATGCGCCGGACGGTCCGGTCAAGGCCTATGCGATATTTGCCCATTGTTTTACCTGCGGCAAGGATGTGCTGGCGGCGCGGCGCATTGCGCAGGGATTGACCGAACATGGCATCGCGGTGCTGCGTTTCGATTTCACCGGCCTCGGCGCCAGCGAAGGAGAGTTTGCCAGCACCAATTTTTCATCGAATGTGGCCGACCTGGTCGCGGCCGCCGATTTTTTGCGGACCAGACACCGGGCGCCGCAAATGCTGATCGGCCACAGCCTGGGCGGCGCGGCGGTGCTGGCCGCGGCAGCCAGCGTGCCGGAGGCGACGGCGGTCGTCACGCTGGCCGCGCCCAGCAATCCGGTATATGTGACGGGCATGTTCCGCGATCAGCTGGCGCAAATCGCGGCCGAAGGCGAAGCGTTGGTGCAACTGGAAGGACGGCCGTTCCGCATCCGCCAGCAATTCGTCGATGATGTCAGCAGCAACAGCTTGAAGCAGAGCATCGCCAATTTGCGGCGCGCCTTGCTGGTGATGCATGCGCCCAACGACACCACGGTCGATATCGCCAATGCGAATGAAATATTGAGCATGGCCAAGCATCCGAAGAGTTTCATTTCGCTCGACGACGCCGACCATTTGCTGACCGGGCGCGCAGACGCCGCCTATGTGGCGAACCTGATCGCGGCCTGGAGTGCGCGCTATCTGATCTCTGACCTGGCCTGA